In Paenibacillus guangzhouensis, a single window of DNA contains:
- a CDS encoding GH116 family glycosyl-hydrolase, protein MSRFTYQGEQAKEISFPLGGIGSGSLGLSGSGRLIDWELYNRPNKQSDNYFSHFAIKTEADGELLDARVLHGDLPPGHMGNIRYRHHGGYGFGPNRSTLAGVPHFESLKFTGEFPIAKLDFADAKFPGLIQMTAFNPFIPLNDRDSSIPSAFFDIEITNTTARTLDYTLCFTVSNPFMDEQRVSQYTQVQNSHMIKLSSTGYATHDPKYGDLTIATDSEDISYQEYWYRGDWFDNLEMYWNDLTTAGKFKNRSYETAQSKAVPEHTDHSTLAAHIHLGPGEKRSVRFVLSWSFPNVVNDWNPQSCSCEGGNCDPLVHNSWTNYYATIFPNSTASAAYALQHWDRLYQETLMFKEALFSSTLPPAVLDAVSANISILKSPTCLRLTDGSFYGWEGCLPDQGSCEGSCTHVWNYAYALPFLFPALERSMRDLDFHYNQREDGRMSFRLQLPVGRAANNYRACADGQFGGVMKTYRDWKICGDTAWLKQHWSAVKQSIEYAWSATNEDRWDADKDGVLEGRQHHTLDMELFGPNAWLNGFYLGALKAGAEMAEALGEQETAGEYRALFNRGKAWTDEHLFNGSYYHQIVDVKDQSLLLSYDASAMKHYWNAEKQEMKYQIVDGCGVDQVVAQWHANISGLGEIFNPAQTKSALQAIYEHNFKKSMQDVFNPCRIYSLNDEAGVMICVWPEGTQKPAVPLTYAQETMNGFEYQAAIHMIQEGLVTEGLEIVEAIRDRYDGYRRNPWNEYECGSNYARSMASYALIPTLSGFEFDMVQGMIGFNPVLQEGDFQCFWSLDSGWGVLTKSEHAVSVCVLYGTLTLSTLQLPFLAGQQIESIVLEDKAISYSAMSGTISFTSPVTVESGGAVQVQVRRG, encoded by the coding sequence ATGAGCAGATTCACCTATCAAGGCGAACAAGCAAAGGAAATATCGTTCCCGCTCGGCGGTATTGGATCGGGAAGTCTAGGGTTGTCAGGCAGCGGACGATTGATCGATTGGGAGCTTTATAACCGTCCGAACAAGCAGAGCGATAATTACTTCAGCCATTTTGCTATCAAGACAGAGGCAGACGGGGAGCTGCTAGACGCGCGCGTTCTGCACGGCGATCTGCCGCCAGGTCATATGGGTAACATTCGATATCGCCATCACGGCGGCTACGGATTCGGGCCGAATCGCTCGACATTAGCCGGCGTACCGCATTTCGAATCGCTCAAGTTTACGGGTGAATTCCCAATCGCGAAGCTGGACTTCGCAGATGCGAAGTTCCCTGGTCTCATCCAGATGACCGCGTTCAACCCGTTCATTCCGCTGAATGATCGGGATTCAAGCATTCCAAGTGCCTTCTTCGATATTGAGATTACGAATACGACAGCTCGTACTCTGGATTATACTCTGTGCTTCACAGTCTCGAATCCGTTCATGGATGAACAACGGGTGAGCCAGTATACACAGGTACAGAACAGCCATATGATCAAGCTGTCATCAACAGGGTATGCCACCCATGATCCGAAATATGGGGATTTGACGATCGCAACGGATAGCGAAGATATTAGCTATCAGGAATATTGGTATCGCGGCGATTGGTTCGACAATCTTGAGATGTATTGGAATGATCTCACGACCGCGGGGAAATTCAAGAATCGCTCCTACGAGACCGCACAATCGAAAGCGGTTCCAGAGCATACGGATCATAGCACGCTTGCGGCGCATATACACTTAGGTCCAGGGGAGAAGCGTAGCGTGCGGTTTGTGCTCAGCTGGAGCTTCCCGAATGTCGTGAATGATTGGAACCCGCAGTCGTGTTCTTGTGAAGGCGGCAATTGCGATCCACTGGTTCATAATTCATGGACAAATTATTATGCGACAATATTCCCGAACTCTACGGCAAGTGCAGCCTATGCTCTACAGCACTGGGATCGGTTGTACCAGGAGACGTTAATGTTCAAGGAAGCCTTGTTCTCCTCGACGCTGCCGCCAGCGGTGCTCGATGCCGTCTCTGCGAATATCTCCATATTGAAGTCGCCGACATGTCTGCGATTGACCGATGGATCGTTCTACGGCTGGGAAGGCTGTCTTCCTGACCAAGGATCTTGCGAAGGCTCTTGTACGCATGTCTGGAACTATGCTTATGCGCTTCCATTCTTGTTCCCTGCGTTAGAACGTTCGATGCGGGATTTAGATTTCCATTATAACCAGCGGGAAGATGGAAGGATGTCCTTCCGACTGCAGCTGCCAGTAGGTCGGGCGGCGAATAATTATCGGGCATGCGCGGATGGGCAATTCGGCGGCGTCATGAAGACGTATCGGGATTGGAAAATATGCGGTGACACGGCGTGGCTGAAGCAGCATTGGTCAGCGGTGAAGCAATCGATCGAATATGCATGGTCAGCGACGAACGAAGACCGCTGGGATGCGGATAAAGACGGTGTACTCGAGGGAAGACAGCACCATACGTTAGATATGGAGCTGTTCGGGCCGAATGCGTGGCTGAATGGATTCTACCTGGGGGCGCTCAAGGCTGGCGCCGAAATGGCGGAGGCACTAGGCGAGCAGGAGACAGCTGGCGAATACCGCGCGTTATTCAATCGAGGAAAAGCATGGACGGATGAGCATTTATTCAACGGTTCTTATTATCATCAAATTGTGGACGTTAAAGATCAATCCCTTCTCTTATCTTATGACGCAAGCGCCATGAAGCATTATTGGAATGCTGAGAAACAGGAGATGAAGTATCAAATCGTGGACGGATGCGGCGTGGATCAAGTTGTAGCCCAGTGGCATGCGAACATAAGCGGCTTAGGGGAGATATTCAATCCGGCACAGACGAAATCCGCGCTTCAAGCCATTTATGAGCATAACTTTAAGAAGAGTATGCAGGATGTATTCAACCCATGCCGAATCTACAGCTTGAATGATGAAGCAGGCGTTATGATCTGCGTCTGGCCGGAAGGGACACAGAAGCCAGCCGTTCCGCTCACCTATGCGCAGGAGACGATGAACGGGTTCGAATATCAAGCAGCGATTCATATGATTCAGGAAGGGCTTGTGACCGAAGGGTTAGAGATCGTGGAAGCCATTCGAGACCGCTATGACGGGTACAGACGCAACCCATGGAACGAATATGAGTGCGGAAGCAATTATGCAAGGTCGATGGCTAGCTATGCGTTGATCCCGACATTAAGCGGGTTCGAATTCGATATGGTGCAGGGGATGATCGGGTTCAATCCGGTCCTGCAGGAAGGCGATTTCCAATGCTTCTGGTCGCTGGATTCCGGTTGGGGCGTATTGACCAAATCGGAACATGCCGTATCGGTATGCGTCCTGTATGGAACCTTGACGTTGTCCACACTACAGTTGCCTTTCCTCGCCGGGCAGCAGATTGAATCTATTGTGCTTGAAGATAAGGCTATAAGCTATTCGGCCATGTCCGGCACGATCTCGTTCACGAGTCCCGTGACGGTTGAATCCGGAGGAGCTGTCCAAGTACAAGTGAGAAGGGGATAA